One Mycobacterium marseillense DNA window includes the following coding sequences:
- a CDS encoding acyl carrier protein, with the protein MTSSTPPVPSTVDDQLVSILRDDLDLKFESVTATTRLIDDLGMDSVAFAAGLVAIEERFGTQLSEEDLLTCTTVGDLQAAIGAGV; encoded by the coding sequence ATGACCTCCTCCACTCCACCCGTGCCCAGCACCGTCGACGATCAGTTGGTCAGCATCCTTCGTGATGACCTGGACCTCAAGTTCGAATCCGTCACTGCCACAACGCGTCTGATCGATGACCTGGGCATGGACTCTGTTGCCTTTGCCGCCGGCCTGGTTGCCATCGAAGAACGGTTCGGCACGCAATTGAGCGAGGAAGACCTATTGACCTGCACGACGGTGGGTGACTTGCAGGCTGCGATCGGGGCCGGCGTATGA